Proteins from a genomic interval of Acidobacteriota bacterium:
- a CDS encoding 2-ketoisovalerate ferredoxin oxidoreductase, whose product MYEKYLEKPASFYPEYPRKSGNQAVTHYCPGCGHGIAHKYIAEALDDLKLTERTILISPVGCSVFAYYYFDVGNIQAAHGRAPAVATGIKRINPHSIVISYQGDGDLAAIGGDEIIHAANRGERLTVFFVNNAIYGMTGGQMAPTTLVGQQTTTSPRGRNIHNEGYPIRMCELISALEAPVYVERVSLHSPGARAKARKAIRKALENQVQGKGFSFVEILAQCPTGWKVSAPDSLKWIEEKMLPYYPVQVFRDKSAEAEGWAPPDVTCSDADVLQLIELPLEEEAAPAARPKVPEQYRNPRIKIAGFGGQGVLLLGVAMAQLGMMEGYNVSWLPSYGPEMRGGTAHCHVNISDAPIGSPLVSASTVCVAFNKPSLEKFEKEMARGGLLIYNTSMIDIQPSRKDVEWLPIPASEIASQLGNIRFANMVVLGAFIQKTGLISMDTAIKGLPAFIKAKKLIAENVKALETGAAFVRGEFRL is encoded by the coding sequence ATGTACGAAAAATACCTCGAAAAGCCCGCGAGCTTCTATCCCGAGTATCCCCGCAAGAGCGGCAACCAGGCCGTCACCCACTACTGCCCCGGCTGCGGTCACGGTATCGCCCACAAGTACATCGCCGAGGCGCTGGACGACCTGAAGCTCACCGAGCGCACCATCCTGATCTCCCCGGTGGGGTGTTCGGTGTTCGCCTACTACTACTTCGACGTGGGCAACATTCAGGCCGCCCACGGCCGTGCCCCGGCGGTGGCCACCGGCATCAAGCGGATCAACCCCCACTCCATCGTCATCAGTTATCAGGGGGACGGCGACCTGGCCGCCATCGGCGGCGACGAGATCATCCACGCGGCCAACCGCGGCGAGCGGCTGACCGTCTTCTTCGTCAACAACGCGATCTACGGCATGACCGGCGGGCAAATGGCCCCCACCACCCTGGTGGGCCAACAGACCACCACCTCGCCGCGCGGCCGCAACATCCACAACGAAGGGTATCCCATCCGGATGTGCGAGCTCATCTCGGCTCTGGAGGCGCCCGTCTACGTGGAGCGCGTCTCGCTGCATTCGCCGGGGGCCCGCGCCAAGGCGCGCAAGGCGATCCGCAAGGCGCTCGAGAACCAGGTGCAGGGAAAGGGCTTCAGCTTTGTGGAGATCCTGGCGCAGTGTCCCACCGGCTGGAAGGTGTCGGCGCCCGACTCGCTGAAGTGGATCGAGGAAAAGATGCTCCCCTACTATCCGGTCCAGGTGTTCCGCGATAAATCCGCCGAGGCGGAGGGCTGGGCGCCCCCGGATGTGACCTGTTCCGACGCCGACGTGCTCCAGCTCATCGAGCTGCCGCTCGAGGAGGAGGCGGCGCCGGCGGCCCGGCCCAAGGTGCCCGAGCAGTACCGCAACCCGCGGATCAAGATCGCCGGCTTCGGCGGCCAGGGTGTGCTGCTGCTCGGCGTGGCCATGGCCCAACTCGGGATGATGGAGGGGTACAACGTGAGCTGGCTCCCCTCCTACGGTCCGGAGATGCGGGGCGGCACCGCCCACTGCCACGTGAACATCTCGGACGCGCCCATCGGTTCGCCGCTGGTGAGCGCGTCCACTGTCTGTGTCGCCTTTAACAAGCCGTCGCTGGAGAAGTTCGAAAAGGAAATGGCGCGCGGCGGCCTGCTCATCTACAACACCTCCATGATCGACATCCAGCCCAGCCGCAAGGACGTGGAATGGCTGCCCATCCCGGCGTCGGAGATCGCGTCGCAGTTGGGGAACATCCGCTTCGCCAACATGGTGGTGCTGGGCGCGTTCATCCAGAAGACCGGCCTCATCAGCATGGATACGGCGATCAAGGGCCTGCCTGCCTTCATCAAGGCAAAAAAGCTCATTGCCGAAAACGTCAAGGCGCTGGAAACCGGCGCGGCCTTCGTCCGCGGCGAGTTCAGGCTCTGA
- a CDS encoding 3-methyl-2-oxobutanoate dehydrogenase subunit VorB: MPRELIKGNEAVVKAAILAGCQAYFGYPITPASEIAEAAAKYFPLVGRTFIQAESEIASIQMVYGAAGGGVRVMTASSGPGISLKQEGVSYCAGAELPCVIADIMRGGPGLGNIAPEQSDYHQVVKGGGHGNYRCIVLAPNSAQEMCDLTIKAFDLADQYRTPVYVMTDGYIGQMMEQVNFPTVVQHPKRHDWGVHGDDATRKNLINSIYLDPDELEEHNRKLQKKYAEIERKEVLVDEYRTRDAELLVIGYGIISRILRTTVDLAREQGIKVGLLRPVTLWPFPAKRIQKLCERVQAIQVVELSNGQMVEDVLLAVEGRKPVKFYGRMGGSVPSAQELLGVIRKL, encoded by the coding sequence ATGCCAAGAGAACTGATCAAGGGCAACGAAGCGGTCGTCAAGGCGGCCATCCTGGCGGGGTGTCAGGCCTATTTCGGCTACCCCATCACCCCGGCCAGCGAAATCGCCGAAGCCGCGGCCAAGTACTTTCCCCTGGTGGGCCGGACGTTCATCCAGGCGGAGAGCGAGATTGCGTCCATCCAGATGGTGTACGGCGCCGCCGGCGGGGGCGTCCGCGTCATGACCGCCTCCTCGGGGCCGGGCATCTCGCTCAAGCAGGAGGGCGTCTCCTACTGCGCCGGCGCCGAGCTGCCCTGCGTCATCGCCGACATCATGCGCGGCGGCCCGGGCCTGGGCAACATCGCCCCCGAGCAGTCCGACTACCACCAGGTGGTCAAGGGCGGCGGCCACGGCAACTACCGCTGCATCGTTCTGGCGCCCAACTCCGCCCAGGAAATGTGCGATCTCACGATCAAGGCGTTCGATCTGGCTGACCAGTACCGCACACCGGTCTACGTGATGACCGACGGCTATATCGGCCAGATGATGGAGCAGGTGAACTTTCCGACCGTCGTTCAGCATCCGAAACGCCACGACTGGGGGGTGCACGGCGACGACGCCACCCGGAAGAACCTGATCAACTCGATCTATCTGGATCCCGATGAGCTCGAGGAGCACAACCGCAAGCTCCAGAAGAAATACGCCGAGATCGAGCGGAAAGAGGTGCTGGTCGACGAGTACCGTACCCGGGACGCCGAGTTGCTGGTCATCGGGTACGGCATCATCAGCCGCATCCTGCGCACGACGGTGGATCTGGCCCGAGAGCAGGGGATCAAGGTGGGGCTGCTCCGTCCTGTGACGCTGTGGCCGTTCCCCGCCAAGCGGATCCAGAAGCTGTGCGAGCGGGTCCAGGCAATCCAGGTGGTGGAACTGTCCAATGGGCAGATGGTGGAAGACGTCCTGCTGGCCGTCGAGGGTCGCAAGCCGGTCAAATTTTACGGCCGCATGGGCGGCTCGGTCCCGTCGGCGCAGGAACTGCTCGGCGTGATCCGGAAGCTCTAG
- a CDS encoding 4Fe-4S dicluster domain-containing protein: MTDKLDRGRLEISVDECKGCGLCIVACPVQVIEFSKTVINKQGYHPAQYKGSGCTGCGTCFYACPEPGAVTVYRLAKQAQ, translated from the coding sequence ATGACTGACAAGCTCGACCGGGGCCGGCTCGAGATCTCCGTCGACGAATGCAAGGGCTGCGGCCTGTGCATCGTGGCGTGTCCGGTCCAGGTGATCGAATTTTCCAAGACCGTGATCAACAAGCAGGGGTACCACCCCGCCCAGTACAAGGGGAGCGGCTGTACGGGATGCGGCACCTGCTTCTATGCCTGCCCCGAGCCCGGGGCGGTGACCGTCTACCGCCTGGCCAAGCAGGCGCAATGA